The Nicotiana tabacum cultivar K326 chromosome 14, ASM71507v2, whole genome shotgun sequence genome contains a region encoding:
- the LOC107821135 gene encoding cysteine proteinase inhibitor B, which translates to MAKTTKILSFILLFFIISVFSSTPSNALGGKKLGGRTQIQDVKTNKEIQDLGKFCVEEYNRNLQKQKQKVNNNNGLLSFSEVVEAEKQVVSGIKYYLKISATTSSGAPKMFDAVLVVKAWEKKKELLNFSPSPATK; encoded by the coding sequence AtggcaaaaacaacaaaaatcctCTCTTTTATCCTCCTTTTCTTTATCATCTCCGTATTTTCTTCAACCCCATCAAATGCTTTAGGTGGAAAAAAACTAGGTGGAAGAACACAAATCCAAGATGTGAAGACAAACAAAGAAATTCAAGATTTGGGAAAGTTTTGTGTTGAAGAGTATAACAGAAatttgcaaaaacaaaaacagaagGTTAATAATAATAATGGGTTGTTGAGTTTTTCTGAGGTTGTTGAAGCAGAAAAACAAGTTGTTTCTGGTATTAAATATTACCTTAAAATCTCCGCAACTACTTCCTCAGGTGCTCCGAAAATGTTTGATGCTGTTTTGGTTGTTAAAGCTtgggagaaaaagaaagaattgcTTAACTTTTCTCCTTCTCCTGCTACTAAGTGA